One Streptomyces sp. NBC_01217 genomic region harbors:
- a CDS encoding RecQ family ATP-dependent DNA helicase — translation MDNLELRTEADAILAELVGDFGGSARLREDQWQAVAALVEERRRALVVQRTGWGKSAVYFVATALLRRRGSGPTVIISPLLALMRNQVESAARAGIQARTINSANPEEWETIYGEVERGETDVLLVSPERLNSVDFRDQVLPKLAATTGLLVVDEAHCISDWGHDFRPDYRRLRTMLAELPAGVPVLATTATANARVTADVAEQLGTGGGDALVLRGPLDRESLRLGVLELPDAAHRLAWLGERLGDLPGSGIIYTLTVAAAEEVAAFLRQRGYPVASYTGKTENADRLQAEEDLLANRVKALVATSALGMGFDKPDLGFVVHLGSPSSPIAYYQQVGRAGRGVDHADVLLLPGREDEAIWAYFASVGFPPEEQVRRTLEVLEQAGRPLSLPALEPLVDLRRSRLETMLKVLDVDGAVKRVKGGWTATGQPWAYDAQRYVWVARQREAEQQAMREYVATAGCRMEFLQQQLDDEKAVPCGRCDSCAGPWLDPAVSPGALAAATGELDRPGVEVEPRKMWPTGLAAVGMDLKGRIPAGQLAVTGRALGRLSDIGWGNRLRPILSAQAADGPVSDDVLAAVVTVVADWARSPGGWAGASPDAVARPVGIVSMPSRTRPQLVASLAGGLARVGRLPLLGSLAYTPQADEHAAYRSNSAQRLRALAASFTVPDELAAALAATPGPVLLVDDYSDSGWTLAVGARLLRQSGADQVLPFVLALAG, via the coding sequence ATGGACAACCTGGAGCTCCGCACTGAAGCCGATGCCATCCTTGCTGAGCTTGTCGGCGACTTCGGGGGTTCGGCGCGGCTGCGCGAGGACCAGTGGCAGGCGGTGGCGGCTCTGGTCGAGGAGCGGCGGCGTGCGCTGGTGGTGCAGCGGACCGGGTGGGGCAAGTCGGCGGTGTACTTCGTGGCCACCGCTCTGCTGCGTCGGCGTGGCTCCGGACCGACGGTGATCATCTCGCCGCTGCTGGCGCTGATGCGCAACCAGGTCGAGTCGGCGGCGCGGGCCGGTATCCAGGCGCGCACCATCAACTCGGCCAACCCGGAGGAGTGGGAAACGATCTACGGGGAGGTGGAGCGCGGTGAGACCGACGTTCTCCTCGTAAGTCCGGAACGTCTTAATTCTGTTGATTTTCGCGATCAGGTGCTGCCCAAGCTCGCCGCCACGACCGGTCTGCTGGTGGTCGACGAAGCGCACTGCATCTCCGACTGGGGGCACGACTTCCGGCCTGATTACCGCCGGCTGCGCACGATGCTGGCGGAGCTGCCGGCGGGCGTGCCGGTGCTGGCCACGACGGCGACCGCGAACGCGCGGGTGACCGCGGATGTGGCCGAGCAGTTGGGCACGGGGGGCGGGGACGCTTTGGTTCTGCGGGGGCCGCTGGACCGGGAGAGCTTGCGGCTGGGGGTGCTGGAGTTGCCGGACGCGGCGCATCGGCTGGCGTGGCTGGGTGAGCGGCTGGGGGATCTGCCTGGTTCGGGGATCATCTACACGCTGACGGTGGCGGCGGCGGAGGAGGTCGCGGCGTTCCTGCGGCAGCGCGGGTATCCGGTGGCTTCCTACACGGGGAAGACGGAGAACGCCGATCGGTTGCAGGCGGAGGAGGATCTGCTGGCGAACCGGGTGAAGGCGCTGGTGGCGACCTCGGCGCTGGGCATGGGCTTCGACAAGCCGGACCTGGGGTTCGTGGTGCACCTGGGTTCGCCGTCGTCCCCGATCGCCTATTACCAGCAGGTGGGGCGCGCGGGGCGTGGTGTGGACCACGCGGACGTGCTGCTGCTGCCGGGGCGGGAGGACGAGGCGATCTGGGCGTACTTCGCTTCGGTGGGCTTCCCTCCCGAGGAACAGGTGCGGCGCACGCTGGAGGTTCTGGAGCAGGCGGGTCGCCCGCTGTCGCTGCCGGCGCTGGAGCCGTTGGTGGATCTTCGGCGTTCGCGTCTGGAGACGATGCTGAAGGTCCTGGACGTGGACGGGGCGGTCAAGCGCGTGAAGGGGGGCTGGACCGCGACAGGGCAGCCGTGGGCGTACGACGCGCAGCGCTACGTGTGGGTGGCCCGGCAGCGCGAGGCGGAGCAGCAGGCCATGCGGGAGTATGTGGCGACCGCGGGGTGCCGGATGGAGTTCTTGCAGCAGCAACTGGACGACGAGAAGGCGGTCCCGTGTGGTCGCTGCGACTCTTGCGCCGGACCGTGGCTCGATCCCGCCGTCTCTCCCGGAGCCCTCGCGGCAGCGACAGGCGAGCTGGACCGCCCGGGAGTCGAGGTCGAGCCGCGCAAGATGTGGCCGACCGGACTCGCCGCGGTCGGAATGGACCTCAAGGGCCGCATCCCTGCGGGCCAGCTGGCGGTCACCGGGCGTGCGCTGGGAAGGCTGTCGGACATCGGCTGGGGCAACCGCCTGCGGCCGATCCTGTCGGCGCAGGCGGCGGACGGGCCGGTTTCGGACGACGTGCTGGCTGCCGTCGTGACGGTGGTGGCCGATTGGGCACGCTCGCCGGGTGGCTGGGCCGGTGCCTCTCCCGACGCGGTGGCGCGGCCGGTGGGGATTGTCTCCATGCCGTCCCGGACCCGCCCGCAGCTGGTGGCCTCACTGGCCGGGGGCCTGGCCCGTGTCGGCAGGCTCCCGCTGCTGGGCAGCCTCGCCTACACCCCGCAGGCCGACGAGCATGCCGCGTACCGCAGTAACTCCGCCCAGCGGCTGCGCGCCCTGGCCGCCTCGTTCACTGTGCCCGACGAGCTCGCCGCAGCCCTGGCCGCCACTCCGGGCCCGGTCCTGCTCGTCGACGACTACTCCGACTCCGGCTGGACCCTGGCCGTAGGCGCGCGCTTGCTGCGCCAGAGCGGGGCCGACCAAGTGCTCCCGTTCGTCCTTGCCCTGGCCGGGTAG